From Pelagibacterium flavum:
CGCGAGGCGAGGTGGAAAATACGAGCGGGGTCTTCAACGCCAAAATTTAAGTTGAGTGAGGCAGTTCGGTTTTTCGCCTAGCACGGTTGGGGGAAGTGGGCAATGTGTTGGGGCGGGGACGCCGCGCATATGGCGGATCGACGAGAGGTTGGGGGTACTGGATCCCGGGTCTTCGCCCGGAATGACGGCGGTGGGGAGGAGGGGCTGGGGGCAGCCTCGGCCCGGCGGTCAGGTGATGCGAGCGACCGACTCGCGGGGGACCAGATGGACGGGCAACTCAATGATGGGGAGCTCGGCCTTTGTACGCCCTTCGATAATGTCGAGGACCAGATTCATGGCGTGGCGCCCCATTTCCTCTTTGGGCTGATGCACGGTCGAGAGGCCGGGCACATAGGTATCGGCGAGCACGATATCGTCGAACCCCATGACCGAGAGATCGTCCGGCACCGAAATGCCATAGCGGTGAAGCTGGGAGATAAAGCCCATGGCCGCCTCGTCATTGGCGCAGAAAATGGCGGTGGGGCGGTCCTTGAGCGAGAGGAAACTCTGGGCGGCGGCGCGCCCGCCAATGGCCGAAAAACCGCCTTCGAAAAACCAGGTATCGTTGACAGCGATCCCCGCTTCGCCCATGGCGCGGCGCAAGCCGTTGGCGCGGGCCCGGCGTACCGGGGTGCGGTGGGGGCCATAGGCGTGGCCGATGCGGGTATGTCCCATTTCGATCAGATGCCGGCCGGCGACATAGCCGGCGCGTTCGTTGTCGATCAGGATATGGGGCACGCGCATATAGCCGCGCTCCTCGCTCATGGCGACGATGGGCGGGGGGCCGGCATAGAGCTGCTGCAACAGTTCAAGGTCGTGGTCGGCGATTTCGTGGCCCGAGAGAATGATAACGCCATCCACCCTGGCATTGCGCAAATTGGACAGGATCAGATCCTGGGTGCCGCCGGGGCTGGGATTGGCAATGATCGTGGAATAGGAAGAGGCTTCAGCGCGGCGCTGGATGCCGCGGAAGATTTCCGAATAATAGATGTTGCCGATATCGGCGGCGACCACGAGGACGGTGTTGGCGCGCTGCTTTTTGAAATTGCGCGCGGTTTCCGATTGCACATAATGGAGGGCGTCAACGGCTTCCTGCACCTTGCGGCGGGTCTTTTCGGTGACGGTTTCAGGCGCGTTGATGGCCCGCGAGACTGTGGCCGTCGACACGCCGGCCTGGCGCGCCACGTCTCCGATGGATGGTCTTTTCACTTGCCCCTGCCCCAAACAGCTGCTTTTGAGGCCCCTGTTTACGCCAATTGTGGCCGGAGCGGAACCACGGGCGAAGTCAATGGAATCAAGGCGGCTTGCGAAAGCCATATTCGCCGGGCAATCATCGCTCCATGTTGCGCCGATTTGTGTTTGCCATAGCCATTTTCTCCAGCGTTTCCGGCAGTTTTCCGGCGGCGGACTGGACGCGTTACGTTAACCCGCGATTCGGCGCGGCCGTCGATATTCCGGCCGATTTTGCCGCCGAGGGCCCGGCCCAGGTGGCTGGAGAAGGCAAAAGGTTTCGCGCTTCGAACGGGCGGGCGGTGATTACCGCCTGGGGCGGGCCGGTGTTAGAGGCCGATTTTCTGGCCGAGATGCGGGGGCGGATCGGGGCTGAAGAGGCTGAAGGCTGGACGATCACCTACCGCTCGGAAACTCCGGACTGGGCGGCGTGGGGCGGAACGCGCGGCGGGCACGTCTTTTACGCCAAGACCATTCTTGTCTGTAACGGGCAGCAAACCGCCAATGTGCGGCTCGACTATCCGGCGATGGACGTGCCGGCGTTCGACGCCGTGGTCAACCGGCTGGGGCAGAGCCTGGCGCAGGACGGGGCGTGTTTTTAAGGAGCAGGCCAGAGCCGGAAGCGATCGTCGGGAGCCACCAGAGCATTGGCCGCTGCAATGCCATCGGGCCATGACATGGCTCGGCCGAAGACCGAATGGATGAGGCCGCTTAAAATCGGGGCTATCGCGGCGCCGTCCGGGTAGTCCTTCGGGGCGATATAGTGGGCAGCGCCGGCGGCGAGAAGGGCGGCGGCGAAAGCGTCGGTCCCGGTGCCGCAAGCCGTCGATATCACCGTTGAGGCGTCTACCCGTATTCCAGTGAGATCAGTAGCGCGGAGGCGGTTACCGGCAAGATCGAGCGTGTCGATCCCGCGCGCCATTTCAGGCATTATGAACCCTTCGTCGTCACCATGGCCGGTGATGATAGCAAGGTCGCTCGGGCCACCATTGAAATTGAACGCGGTCAGAACCGCGCTCGGCCCTCCGATGCGGCGAAGCTGAACGTCAATGCCTTGGACTTCAAGCAGCGCACGAATGAGCAGCGGCTCGTCGCCCGGCTCCAGCGCGATGATGACGGCACGGCTCAAAACTCAATCCCCGCCTGGGCCTTGATGCCCTGTTCGCGGAAGGGGTGTTTGATCTGGGTCATTTCGGTGACCAGATCGGCGATCTCGATCAATTCGTCCTTGGCGTTGCGGCCGGTGACGATGATGTGCTTGTCGGCCGGGCGGGTCTTTAGGGTTTCGAGGACTTCATCGAGCGGTAGATAGTCGTAGCGCAGGCAGATGTTGAGTTCGTCGAGCAAGACCATCTGGTAGTCGGGATCGGCGATCAGTTCCCTGGCCCGGTCCCAGGCCTGGCGGGCGGCGGCCAGATCGCGCTGGCGGTCCTGGGTTTCCCAGGTGAAGCCATCGCCCATGGCGTTGATCGAGACCTGATCGGGGAAGTGCTCCAGAATATCGCGCTCGCCGGTGTGCCATTTGCCTTTCACGAACTGGACGATGCCGATTTTGAAGCCGTGGGCAATGCCGCGGAACACCATGCCGAAAGCGGCTGTGGATTTGCCCTTGCCCTTGCCGGTGTGAACGATGAGCAGGCCCTTTTCGTTCGAATTGGCCTCGACCAGCTTGTCGCGGGCGGCCTTTTTCTTTTTCATCTTTTCAGCGTGATAGGCGTCGCGTTCGGCCTCGGTCATCCGGTCGGTCTTTTTGGTGCGTTCGGTCATGTCTCGTCCTCGAGATAGGCGTAGGCGGAATTGGAGCGGGGGGTCCAGAAGCCGCGGATGCGGGCTTCGGAAAACTTTTCGATCAGCTCATCATAGCCAAAGCGGTTGGCGGTGATGAGGAAATCGCGGGTGACGTCGTCCTCGATGAAGGCAGCGAAGGCCAGGTCGAAATGGTGGGATTTGATGGCGCCTGTGGTGGCGGCAAAGCCGAACATGAAATCGACCGTCGCGATGATCTCGAAGGCGCCACGATAGCCGTGGCGCTTCATGGCGTCGATCCATTTGGGATTGACCACGCGGGCGCGCATCACACGGGCGATTTCTTCCTCGAGCGTCCGGACTTTTGGGGTTTCGGGACGCGAGGTATCGAGATGATAGGCGGCGGGCTTGTGGCCCGAGAGGGTTTCGACGGCGGCGGAAAGGCCGCCTTCGAACTGATAATACTGATCAGAATCGAGCAGATCGTGCTCGGCATTGTCCTGGACATGGACGACGGCATCAGCCGATTTGAGGCGGGCAGCAAACAGCGTTTTTTCGGGCACGCCTTCGGTGTGGGCGCCATAGGCGTATTGGCCGGTGGCGAGGACGGCTTCGGCGAGGTCCGATTTTTCGGCCCATTTGCCAGTATCGACCAGCTTGCCGATGCCTGCACCATAGCCTCCCGGCGCAGCGCCGAAAATGCGGTGGCCGGCGCGCAAACCCGCTTCGTCCTGTGTGGCGCCTTGTTCCATCATGGCCAGAGCGTCGGTGCGCATGCGGGCGGCGATGGGGTTGTCCTCGATGGGTTCATCCAGGGCCCCGATGGCGCGGATGGCGCGATCGAACAGGGCGATCTGGGCGGGGAAGGCATCGCGGAACAGGCCCGAAATGCGCAAGGTGACATCGACACGGGGGCGGCCGAGCTTGGCGAGCGGGATGATCTCATAGCCCGAAACGGTGAGCGAGGCGCCCTGCCAGACGGGCCTGGCGCCGATCAGGGCCAGAGCCTGGGCGATGTCGTCTCCGCCGGTGCGCATGTTGGCGGTGCCCCAGACGCTCATGGCGAGCGAAGTGAGCCAGAGGCCATGATCCTGATAGTGGCGCTTCAAGAGATTTTCGGCGGCTTTGTGCCCCAGTGCCCATGCTGTCTGGGTAGGGATGGCGCGGTTATCGACCGAATAGAAATTGCGGCCGGTGGGCAGCGTATCGATGCGGCCACGGGTGGGGGCACCCGAGGGGCCGGGGGCGACGAACTTTCCGGCGAGGCCGTCGAGGAGCGATTTGATCTCGTTGGGACCGGAAGCGGCCAAGCGCGGACGGATGGCGGTTTCGATGGTATCGAGGACTTCCACCGTGGCGGTCCAGTCGGGATCGGGCGCGCGGCCGGTGACGAGATCGGCGGCGAGGGCTTCGAGGCGGTCGATGGTGTCTCCGTTGGAGCGCCACATCCCATTGGTGGCCAAGACATCCGGCTTAGGGCCGCTCCAGGGGGCGGAAAGGTCGAGGGAGAGGGGATCGATGCCGAGCTTGAGATCGTCGGCCAACGCGCGGATGAGCGAAGCATCGCCCCCCTGCCCTTCTCCACGCGGGACGCGGGCGAAGGCGACGAGCAGATCGCGCTCGAATGTGCCGGTGGGGGACTGGCCGAAGATGTGCAGGCCGTCGCGGATCTGGGCTTCCTTTAACTCGCACAGGAAATTGTCGATCTGGTTGAGCGCTTCGGTTTCATCGTCGGGCAGGCGCAGATCGAGATCGAGGCGGGCGTCGCGGGTGAAATCGAGGATCTTGCGTTTGAGGCTCTCCAGACGCCGCTGGTCCATGCCGAGGGCAGCATAATATTCATCGAGCAGGGCTTCGAGGTCCTTGAGCGGGCCGTAGGTTTCGGCGCGGGTCAGAGGGGGGACCAGATGGTCGATGATGGTGGCGCCGGTGCGGCGTTTGGCCTGGGTGCCTTCGCCCGGATCGTTGACGATGAAGGGGTAGAAATGGGGCACCTGCCCCCAGAGGACCGAGGGGTAGGATTCGCTGTCGAGGGCATTGGCCTTGCCGGGCAGCCATTCGAGATTGCCGTGCTTGCCATTGTGGATAAGAGCGTCGACGCCGAACGCATGGCGCAGCCAGAGATAGGAGGCGATATAGGCGTGAGGAGGCACGAGATTGGGATCGTGGAAACTGATCTCCTCGGGCACATCGTAGGCGCGGGCCGGCTGGAGCAGGATGGCGATGTTGCCGAAGATTTTTATGGGCAGATGAAAGGCGTCGCCGCGCACGAAGGGATCGGCTTCCGGCGTGCCCCAGCGGGCGGGGACATCCTCGCGGATGCAGGGGTGAAGGGTTTCGAGCCAGGCCTTGTAGGTTTCAATCGGAAGGGTGGCGTCCGAAGTGCCCTGCCGGGGGCGGGCGTTGGTAGGGCCGGATTGGAGGTGTTCGATGAAGGCGGTGCCCGACGGCGGAACAGGCCGAACATGATAGCCCGCTTCAGCGAGGGTTTTGAGAATTTCGACGCTCGACTGGGGGGCGTCATAGCCGACGCCGTTGGCGAGGCGGCCATCCTTTAGCGGGTAGTTGGCGAGGACGAGACCGATCTTGCGCTCGGGGGGCGATTTGGCGCGCAGGCGGGCGTAGTTTTGCGCGAGGTCGGTGGCGCGGGCGATGCCGTCGGGTTCGGGGGTGAAGGCGGTGAGCGGGCATTGGGTGCGCTCGTGCCAGACCGCTTCGGCCTTGTGGCCGACGATCAGCGCGCCGACGCGGCCATCGATTTCGGGCAGGACCACCTGCATGGCGAGGTCCTTGGAGGTCAAGCCGCGCGGGTCGGCTTCCCACATGATGGGTGGGCGCGAGCCCT
This genomic window contains:
- a CDS encoding LacI family DNA-binding transcriptional regulator, which translates into the protein MKRPSIGDVARQAGVSTATVSRAINAPETVTEKTRRKVQEAVDALHYVQSETARNFKKQRANTVLVVAADIGNIYYSEIFRGIQRRAEASSYSTIIANPSPGGTQDLILSNLRNARVDGVIILSGHEIADHDLELLQQLYAGPPPIVAMSEERGYMRVPHILIDNERAGYVAGRHLIEMGHTRIGHAYGPHRTPVRRARANGLRRAMGEAGIAVNDTWFFEGGFSAIGGRAAAQSFLSLKDRPTAIFCANDEAAMGFISQLHRYGISVPDDLSVMGFDDIVLADTYVPGLSTVHQPKEEMGRHAMNLVLDIIEGRTKAELPIIELPVHLVPRESVARIT
- the cobO gene encoding cob(I)yrinic acid a,c-diamide adenosyltransferase, with the translated sequence MTERTKKTDRMTEAERDAYHAEKMKKKKAARDKLVEANSNEKGLLIVHTGKGKGKSTAAFGMVFRGIAHGFKIGIVQFVKGKWHTGERDILEHFPDQVSINAMGDGFTWETQDRQRDLAAARQAWDRARELIADPDYQMVLLDELNICLRYDYLPLDEVLETLKTRPADKHIIVTGRNAKDELIEIADLVTEMTQIKHPFREQGIKAQAGIEF
- the cobN gene encoding cobaltochelatase subunit CobN, producing MHLLAAQAGALQQEGEAIDLAQTPGDFAFASSADSELAMLAAAADRAGEDGLRLANLMRLTHNFSVDLWCQDTLAHSKLIVIRLIGGSAYWPYGCDEIEMLARQKSIPLAFLPGDAVPDPVLLSRSTIPEPDWHALHKLFLTGGPDNADAILSAFRALAAGNPIAHAPDPFPAFGFWDRERGIVGQLARDVCPEPMGTTREKPAHVPILFYRAVLEGSGTATLEALISGLERHGLAPVPIVISSLKSPDCAAFVRQALGDIEPAAIFNLIGFALGINDLAPEKNPFALTDAPVIQLVQGSRPPIMWEADPRGLTSKDLAMQVVLPEIDGRVGALIVGHKAEAVWHERTQCPLTAFTPEPDGIARATDLAQNYARLRAKSPPERKIGLVLANYPLKDGRLANGVGYDAPQSSVEILKTLAEAGYHVRPVPPSGTAFIEHLQSGPTNARPRQGTSDATLPIETYKAWLETLHPCIREDVPARWGTPEADPFVRGDAFHLPIKIFGNIAILLQPARAYDVPEEISFHDPNLVPPHAYIASYLWLRHAFGVDALIHNGKHGNLEWLPGKANALDSESYPSVLWGQVPHFYPFIVNDPGEGTQAKRRTGATIIDHLVPPLTRAETYGPLKDLEALLDEYYAALGMDQRRLESLKRKILDFTRDARLDLDLRLPDDETEALNQIDNFLCELKEAQIRDGLHIFGQSPTGTFERDLLVAFARVPRGEGQGGDASLIRALADDLKLGIDPLSLDLSAPWSGPKPDVLATNGMWRSNGDTIDRLEALAADLVTGRAPDPDWTATVEVLDTIETAIRPRLAASGPNEIKSLLDGLAGKFVAPGPSGAPTRGRIDTLPTGRNFYSVDNRAIPTQTAWALGHKAAENLLKRHYQDHGLWLTSLAMSVWGTANMRTGGDDIAQALALIGARPVWQGASLTVSGYEIIPLAKLGRPRVDVTLRISGLFRDAFPAQIALFDRAIRAIGALDEPIEDNPIAARMRTDALAMMEQGATQDEAGLRAGHRIFGAAPGGYGAGIGKLVDTGKWAEKSDLAEAVLATGQYAYGAHTEGVPEKTLFAARLKSADAVVHVQDNAEHDLLDSDQYYQFEGGLSAAVETLSGHKPAAYHLDTSRPETPKVRTLEEEIARVMRARVVNPKWIDAMKRHGYRGAFEIIATVDFMFGFAATTGAIKSHHFDLAFAAFIEDDVTRDFLITANRFGYDELIEKFSEARIRGFWTPRSNSAYAYLEDET